Within the Marixanthomonas sp. SCSIO 43207 genome, the region CTTTGCTGAAATGTGCCTTGAAAACCACCTCGTGATTTATTTCCACCAAAATAATTATCTAATAAACTGCCTATAAAAAAACCTACTATAGCTCCCGGAAAACGGTAAACCATATACCCAATAAAGGCAGCAAACCAACGAATCATACTTTTTGTAATTTCTTTTAAAAATTGCGACCAAAGATAACCATTTCATATAGTTTGATATAATGAAACTTAGGTTGATATCTATAACATTACTTTATAGCTGTTAATCTTTAAGCAGTTAAAAATTAGTTATCTTTGTAAAAAAATTGTTACACACTTAAATTGAATATATTATGTATCCACCAGAATTAGTAAAACCAATGAGAGAAGACCTTACCAATATTGGTTTTTCTGAATTATTTACTGAAGAAGAAGTTAACCAAGCTTTACAGAAAGAAGGAACCACTTTGGTTGTGGTAAATTCGGTTTGTGGATGTGCTGCTGCAAACGCTCGTCCTGGAGCTCGTATGTCGCTTCAAAACGCAAAAAAACCTGATAATCTTGTTACTGTATTTGCAGGTGTAGATCGTGAAGCTGTTGATGCAGCCAGAGCACAAATGGTACCATTTCCGCCAAGTTCACCTTCTATGGCGTTATTTAAAAATGGAGAATTGGTACACATGCTAGAACGTCATCACATTGAAGGTCGCCCGGCAGACATGATTGCCGAAAATCTTAAAGGTGCCTATGACGAGCACTGCTAAGCCTTGATTCAGCTTAAAAAATAAATTTATAAAACCGTTTTCTGAAATAATAGAAAACGGTTTTTTACTTTTGACAAACTATGAAGTTACTCGCCAAAATATTGAGCTATCCACTTTCGGTTATTTTTTATCTTTTCTTTGGATTAAACTTAATTGTATTTCATCCTATACAGTGGTTTTGCCTTAATGTTTTTGGGTATGAAGCTCATAAAAAAAGTGTTGATTATTTTAATTGGTTTATTTTACGATGTTTAAATATTGTTGGTACTTCATTTAATGTTACCATAAATAGCAGCATCCCTAATAATGTTCCTATAATTATTGTTTCAAACCACCAAAGTATGTGGGATATACCGCCTATAATTTGGTATTTACGGAAATATCACCCCAAGTTTATTTCAAAAATTGAATTAGGGAAAGGTATTCCTTCAATTTCGTATAACTTAAAGCACGGCGGAAGCGTATTAATAGATCGTAAAAATCCCAGACAAGCTACGGGAGAAATCATTAAAATTGCCAAATACGTTTCAAAACATAACCGAAGTGTTGTTATTTTTCCTGAAGGCACACGCAGTAAAGACGGTACCCCAAAACCTTTCAGAAAAACCGGTTTGTTAACCTTGATTAAAAAAGCGCCAGATGCATATATTTTACCGGTAAGCATAAGTAATTCTTGGAAACTACAAAACAAAGGTATGTTTCCACTTCCATTAGGTGTGCGCCTACAGTTAGTTGTTCACGCTTCTCTAAAAGTATCAGACTACAACCCTGAGGAATTAATTGATGAAGTTGAAAAACAAGTAAAATCAAGTATTTCAATATAAAACAGTCATAAGATTTAAGCTTTTATTGTAATAACGCTGAAAAAATACACATTTGAAAATAGAATCATGACCTCATTATCTTCAGAATTACTAATTGATAAAACCATCACTTTTGTAAAAAAAGAATTAAAAAATGCCGAAGGTGGACACGATTGGTTTCATATTGAGCGTGTGTATAAAAACGCGATGCATAT harbors:
- a CDS encoding 1-acyl-sn-glycerol-3-phosphate acyltransferase, whose amino-acid sequence is MKLLAKILSYPLSVIFYLFFGLNLIVFHPIQWFCLNVFGYEAHKKSVDYFNWFILRCLNIVGTSFNVTINSSIPNNVPIIIVSNHQSMWDIPPIIWYLRKYHPKFISKIELGKGIPSISYNLKHGGSVLIDRKNPRQATGEIIKIAKYVSKHNRSVVIFPEGTRSKDGTPKPFRKTGLLTLIKKAPDAYILPVSISNSWKLQNKGMFPLPLGVRLQLVVHASLKVSDYNPEELIDEVEKQVKSSISI
- a CDS encoding BrxA/BrxB family bacilliredoxin, coding for MYPPELVKPMREDLTNIGFSELFTEEEVNQALQKEGTTLVVVNSVCGCAAANARPGARMSLQNAKKPDNLVTVFAGVDREAVDAARAQMVPFPPSSPSMALFKNGELVHMLERHHIEGRPADMIAENLKGAYDEHC